The following coding sequences are from one Plasmodium coatneyi strain Hackeri chromosome 11, complete sequence window:
- a CDS encoding Ubiquitin-conjugating enzyme E2 I, which yields MTKNRLLIESREAKKQNDPDITLTHSDYNLYEWQAVIRGPKDSPYEGGKWKLSIKCKSTYPIDPPVITFVTKFFHPNVNFVTGELCMDILKANWSPAWTIQSLCRAILFLFTEPNAESPLNCDAGNLLRSGDIKGFQSMARMYTHEFAMQND from the exons CCAAAAAGCAGAATGACCCAGACATAACACTCACTCACAG tGATTACAATCTGTACGAGTGGCAAGCAGTCATACGGGGCCCAAAGGACTCCCCCTACGAG GGAGGAAAGTGGAAGCTGAGCATAAAGTGCAAGAGCACGTACCCGATAGACCCCCCGGTGATAACCTTCGTCACGAAGTTTTTTCATCCGAACGTGAATTTCGTAACAG GCGAACTCTGCATGGATATTTTGAAGGCCAACTGGAGCCCGGCATGGACCATTCAGTCCCTCTGTCGAgcgattttatttttgttcaccgAGCCTAATGCGGAGAGTCCTCTGAATTGTGACGCAG GCAACCTGCTGCGGTCTGGGGATATTAAGGGATTTCAGTCGATGGCCAGAATGTACACGCACGAATTCGCTATGCAGAATGACTGA
- a CDS encoding RNA binding protein produces the protein MSLNFSIANVVYVKNLSTDVTEKDIKEKFESCDEIIGVVFKNFPGKNQKYCQIEFKSSEGITKASRLNGELLLNVPMVVTVIEPISHNPPFSDPAIGNNETDKNLATSLDARTGALVNTATAQALQNILLQQQLLSEQKKGLVDFQNSLNEKNNKFDVFSKIIYMENVPPNCSEDDIKALFKNVGTTTSYKLHYNEQKKVHTAFVEFTNEEHAKAALHLNGTKIGTNEIIIRDACSLINERDNLKNNFSFYSNGTSVTNTKGDVSDPPPVKKPPVVNEKVEKVLALREKLSQKLFALYNSSAAVANNLAQVNPQLTGVPAEGVPGVTAGITVGVNRAATSTISAVPNTEQPKTVAESNNVSEAKEKKKAKEEGENTDEDATQDKVRKGKKSRSGKYSSSESSSSSRSSSYTSSSSRSSYRRHGSKTKSRRKRSHKRRSSDTRKRDKYDSRSRSNDSSSSYESHKRSRYRDRESEIRRTRKRYHSSSVSCSNSSDSPRRRRKRSTSNKPWWVKESEKMEMRQRLKERQRREMAYRERYRR, from the exons ATGAGTTTAAATTTTAGCATAGCCAATGTCGTTTATGTAAAGAACCTTTCCACCGATGTGACAGAGAAGgacataaaagaaaaatttgaatCATGTGATGAGATAATAGGCGTCGTTTTTAAGAA CTTCCCTGGAAAGAACCAGAAGTACTGTCAAATCGAGTTCAAGAGCTCAGAGGGAATAACGAAAGCTTCTCGCCTCAATGGCGAGCTGCTGCTGAATGTCCCCATGGTGGTAACTGTCATAGAACCCATTTCACATAATCCACCTTTTTCCGACCCAGCTATCGGTAACAATGAGACGGATAAAAATTTAGCCACGTCCCTAGATGCACGAACCGGTGCCCTCGTTAACACTGCTACCGCGCAGGCCCTACAAAATATCCTTCTCCAGCAGCAACTCCTATCGGAGCAGAAGAAGGGACTCGTGGACTTCCAAAACTCGTTGAacgagaagaacaacaaatttGACGTCTTCTCGAAAATTATCTACATGGAAAATGTTCCCCCAAAT TGCAGCGAAGATGATATAAAGGCCCTGTTCAAGAACGTGGGGACCACTACTAGCTACAAGCTCCACTACAACgaacagaaaaaagtgcacacgGCGTTTGTTGAATTTACGAACGAAGAACATGCCAAGGCTGCTCTACATTTGAACGGAACCAAAATAGGAACCAACGAAATAATCATAAGAGATGCATGCAGCTTAATCAACGAAAGagataatttgaaaaataacttttccttttatagtAACGGCACAAGTGTCACGAACACCAAGGGTGACGTCAGTGATCCTCCCCCAGTGAAAAAACCACCTGTGGTTAATGAGAAGGTAGAAAAGGTCCTCGCTTTAAGGGAAAAACTAAGTCAAAAACTTTTCGCCTTGTATAATTCTAGTGCCGCGGTTGCAAATAACCTCGCACAGGTTAATCCGCAGCTGACGGGGGTACCCGCAGAGGGTGTTCCAGGGGTTACAGCAGGCATAACGGTTGGGGTAAATCGGGCGGCCACGTCCACCATCAGCGCCGTGCCGAATACGGAGCAACCCAAAACGGTAGCAGAGAGTAACAACGTGAGCGAggcgaaggagaaaaaaaaggctaaagaggaaggagagaaCACCGATGAGGATGCAACACAAGACAAGGTGaggaaaggcaaaaaatcCAGGAGTGGGAAATACAGCAGCAGCGaatcgtcttcctcctcccgaAGCAGCTCCTATACCTCATCCAGCAGCAGGAGCAGCTACAGGAGGCATGGAAGCAAAACAAAATCCAGGCGAAAACGTAGCCATAAAAGGCGCAGCAGTGATACTCGTAAAAGAGATAAATATGATAGCCGCTCCAGGAGTAACGATTCTTCAAGTTCATATGAGTCACATAAAAGAAGCAGGTATCGTGACAGGGAAAGTGAAATTAGAAGAACCAGAAAAAGATACCACAGCTCTTCCGTCAGTTGTAGCAACTCCTCTGATTCGCCCAGACGAAGGCGAAAAAGGTCCACCAGCAACAAGCCCTGGTGGGTCAAAGAATCGGAAAAGATGGAGATGAGGCAGCGGTTGAAGGAGAGGCAGAGGCGAGAAATGGCCTACAGGGAAAGGTACAGACGCTAG
- a CDS encoding Elongation of fatty acids protein, which produces MALNIAFINKLGESILSFFNPKLRYGRRVTKNWFLMNPTHFFIAFLFYVLFVLASYAYKNYYVSKLKSDKGLAKIKPSSSFKSKNPRLEAILAKAIPAYNLLQVLLSLVITVLTIYQVRKRKFSLIHNYVDFSKTNIALCCWLFYLNKLFDFMDTILIVLRKKWNQFTFLHVYHHISVFLIMWINASVGYDGDIYYVITVNSIVHFIMYLYYFLASMKFHVPVFVKASVTYIQMIQFLAIICPAFCVLFLKYYSYYPIRLIGLSFYYCISLLILFVHFAYNTYIRPKKKVA; this is translated from the exons ATGGCCCTCAACATAGCCTTCATAAACAAACTCGGAGAGAGtattttaagtttttttaaCCCCAAGTTGAGGTATGGCAGAAGAGTTACTAAGAACTGGTTCCTGATGAACCCGACCCATTTCTTTATAgccttcctcttttatgtTTTGTTCGTTCTGGCCTCCTATGCCTATAAAAACTACTACGTGTCTAAGCTGAAGTCAGATAAGGGGTTGGCAAAAATAAAGCCGTCTTCAAGCTTCAAGTCGAAGAATCCTCGCCTCGAGGCTATTTTAGCAAAGGCCATCCCTGCGTACAACTTGTTACAG GTCCTTCTCAGCCTAGTGATCACCGTGCTAACCATATATCAAGTgcgaaagagaaaattttccctcaTCCACAACTATGTAGATTTTTCCAAGACGAACATTGCACTTTGCTGCTGGCTCTTTTATCT TAACAAACTGTTTGATTTTATGGACACCATTTTGATTGTACtaagaaagaaatggaacCAGTTCACCTTCCTCCACGTGTACCATCACATTTCCGTCTTCCTCATCATGTGGATTAACGCCAGCGTGGGATATGACGGAGACATCTACTACGTCATCACAGTCAA CTCCATCGTGCACTTCATCATGTACCTGTACTACTTCCTAGCGAGCATGAAATTCCATGTCCCAGTGTTCGTCAAGGCTAGCGTGACGTATATCCAAATGATACAG TTTCTCGCCATCATCTGCCCAGCGTTCTGCGTTTTGTTCCTGAAATACTACTCCTACTACCCCATAAGACTGATCGGTCTGAGTTTTTACTACTGTATTTCTTTGCTAATTttgtttgtccattttgccTACAATACTTACATACGACCCAAGAAAAAAGtcgcttaa